In Bradyrhizobium sp. 170, the DNA window TCTTGACCGAGGCCAGAATCTCCGCCGGATCGCGCTGTCCCGCCAGCATGTAGGTGTTGGTCATGCGCGGCATCGGCACATGGGCGTAGCTCTGGCGGCGGCCGTTGCCGGTCGGCTTCATGTTCATCAGCCGCGCGTTCTGGCGGTCCTGCATGTAGCCGACCAGAATGCCGTCCTCGATCAGCACGGTGCGGTTGGTCGGCGTGCCCTCGTCGTCAATGGAGAGAGAACCGCGCCGCGAGGCCATGGTGCCGTCGTCCACGACAGTGACGCCCTTGGCCGCGACCTGCTTGCCCATCAACCCTGCGAAGGCCGAAGTCTGCTTGCGGTTGAAGTCGCCTTCCAGCCCGTGGCCGACCGCCTCATGCAGCATCACGCCGGGCCAGCCGGCGCCCAGCACCACGTCCATCTCGCCGGCGGGGGCGGGGACCGATTCCAGATTGACCAGCGCCTCGCGGATCGCGCCGTCGGCGGCCTCGCGCCACGCCTTGGTCTCGATGAAGCGCGCATAGCCCTCGCGGCCGCCATAACCCTTGCTGCCGCTCTCCTGCCGGTCGCCCTGGCCCGCGACCACGGAAATATTGACCCGCACGAGCGGGCGGATATCGCGATAGCTCTCGCCGTCGGGCCGCAAAATTTCCACCACCTGCCAGGTCGCGCCGAGGCTGATCGAGGCCTGCCGCACCCGCGGGTCCTTGTCGCGCACATAGGCGTCGATCTCGGCCAGCAGCTTTACCTTGGCCTCAAATCCCGGCGCATCCAGTGGATTCTCGTCGCCATAGAGCCGCACATTGGTATGCGCCGGTGCAGCGGCAAAATTGCCGCTGTAGCCGCCGCGCACGGCGGCCACCGCATCCGCCGCGCGGATCAGCGCCGGCAGCGAGACGTCGGAGGAGTGCGCATAGCCGACCGCGTCGTCTTTGACGGCGCGCAGGCCAAATCCCTGGCTGGTGTCGTAAGTCGCCTGCTTCAGCCGGCCGTTGTCAAAACCGAGCGCTTCGGTCTGGCCATATTCCAGAAACAGCTCGCCATCGTCGGCCCCCTCAAGCCCCCGCGCGATTTCGCGTCTGACGGCATCACGGTCGAGATTGGCGCGGTCGAGAAGGGAAGTTGTGGCGGGATTGGTCATCAAATCAGTCCGTTGTGGGAGGGGCGCATCCAAGATAGTTGTTTTGCGGCCATTCCGCGAGGGGCGGGATCAACACGTTGCCGAGACGATGGCTTCAGTCGAAATTGTTCCGATAACGCAAGACCATATCGAAAGCTTTCATCGAGCCCTCGATTTCGTCGCACGGGAGCGGCGCTATCTCGCGTTTCTGGAAGCCCCGCCATTCGAATCAACGCGGGCCTTCGTTCTCAACAATATCGAGCAAGGTTATCCGCAACTGGTCGCGGTGTCGGCCGGCCAGGTCGTCGGCTGGTGCGATGTCGTGCCCAACCCAAGGCAGATTTATGCCCATGTCGGCGTTCTCGGCA includes these proteins:
- the tldD gene encoding metalloprotease TldD, translated to MTNPATTSLLDRANLDRDAVRREIARGLEGADDGELFLEYGQTEALGFDNGRLKQATYDTSQGFGLRAVKDDAVGYAHSSDVSLPALIRAADAVAAVRGGYSGNFAAAPAHTNVRLYGDENPLDAPGFEAKVKLLAEIDAYVRDKDPRVRQASISLGATWQVVEILRPDGESYRDIRPLVRVNISVVAGQGDRQESGSKGYGGREGYARFIETKAWREAADGAIREALVNLESVPAPAGEMDVVLGAGWPGVMLHEAVGHGLEGDFNRKQTSAFAGLMGKQVAAKGVTVVDDGTMASRRGSLSIDDEGTPTNRTVLIEDGILVGYMQDRQNARLMNMKPTGNGRRQSYAHVPMPRMTNTYMLAGQRDPAEILASVKNGIYAANFGGGQVDITSGKYVFQCTEAYKIENGKLGAPLKGAMLIGNGPTDLHRITMVGNDLALDTGIGTCGKNGQGVPVGVGQPTLRMEKITVGGTG
- a CDS encoding GNAT family N-acetyltransferase, translated to MASVEIVPITQDHIESFHRALDFVARERRYLAFLEAPPFESTRAFVLNNIEQGYPQLVAVSAGQVVGWCDVVPNPRQIYAHVGVLGIALLPEFRRQGIGGRLIRQTLDAARDFGLRRVELTVREKNTVAIELYKKFGFAVEGLQRNRILVDGAYENLILMGVLF